The genomic stretch ACCAGCATGACTACACGCAGATAGAGCAGCAACAAATGTGATGTTGTCTGGTCTCATTCCTGCTTTAATCATCTCATCAAAAGTTCTTAAAGCATTCTCACCAAGCCCGTGCATTCCATAACCCCCAATTAGTGAGTTCCATGAGATTAAATCTCTACCCTTAATATTATCGAATACTAAATGTGCTTCTTTGAAAACCCCACACTTCATATACATGTTAATCAGACCATTCCCCACCAAAATATTGTCATCCATGAGATTCCTAACTGTATAAGCATGGAGCTCCCTGCCAGAGTTCAATGCTGCTAATTCAGCACAAACTGATAAAACACTTGATATAGTGATACAATTGGGCATTACCATTTTAAGCTGCATTCGCCTAAACAGTTCCAGTGACTCCTCGCCACACCCCTTGGAAGCAAAACCACTAATCACAGCACTCCAACTTATGACATTGGCTCTCACCGCCGGATGACCATTCGATTTCTCCAGCTGCAAAAATACCTCATAGGCCTCATCACATAATCCGGATTCAGCATATGACGATATCAAAGCATTCCAACTTACTAAATTCTTTTTCTTTATGTCAGAATATATTTTATGCGCATCACCCAGATGTTCGTGCTTCTTCCCATAAGTCCCTATCAATGCATTCTTCACAAACAAATAATCTTCATATCCACCTTTAATAACATACCCATGAATTTCTTTCCCCCATTGAACTCCCTCCATATCAGCACACACAGACAACACCACAGCTATAGCTTCAGCACTAATCTCAATTCCCTTTGTTCTCATCAACTTAAACAACTCCATAGTTTCATCATAAAGTCCACATCTAGCATGACTGGACAAAAGAGACGTCCACGTTACATAATTTGGCTTCAAACCTTCCAACACCATCCGTTTAAAAATCCTAGAAGCACCAACAGAATCAAGATTAAAAGCATAACTCGAAACCAAAGTATTCCACGACAAAACACTTCTCACAACCATTCCATCAAACACTTGGCAGGCATCCTCCATTCTCCTAACTTTCCCATACATACCCACCAATTCATTCACAACATGAACATGACTCCTAAAACCCAATTGCAAAACATGACAATGAACAATCTTACAAAGACTAAGTACACCAAGACAAGAACATGACTTGATTATCAAAGGCAGGGTGAACCCATCAGGTAAAAATCCAAACTTTCGCATTTGAACATAAAGTTGAACAGCATATTCATAATACCCATGAGATACATTGGCTCTAATAATGGAATTCCATAAAAGGATGTTGTGAAGAGACTCAATTGGGGTGGTTTTGAACACTTTCCGAGCTTCGAAAATAGAACCGAAACGGGCGTATGTTGCTATGAGCCTGGCGGATAAGAAGGAAGAATGGTGGGCGGTTGTGAGGATTAATTGGGTGTGAATTTGACGAGCTTGTCGGAGAGTGAAACATCGTTGAAGAAGAAGAGAATCGAAGAaatctagaagatggttgttgTAGATTGAAGGTGTGAGTTTGGCACATGAGAGTGATGATAACAAGTTTTTCATATGGAGTCAGAAATTGCGAGAATGAACCCGTTAAGGTTTAAAATCGTGTTTTTATCAAAACCAGGTCTGAGCCGGATTCAAACCGGCTTAAATATGtactccctccgttttttattataagtcgtttttgacttttcacacgtattaagaaaGGTAATAATTATGGTATGAAAAAGATAAATTACGAAGGATTTTACAAAATTATCCTTCATTAATAGTATTGAAAAGACAAATTGATATAATTGAAaggagagagaataataaatatttaagggtataataggaaaaataacattaatgactcattggtattataaaacgacttatattatggtacaaaatatttttccaaagtGACATAAAATAAAAAACGGAGGTAGTATTTATTATAACTAAAGGGTAATGTTAAATTGTATCATAAGGGCACAAGATAAgaattaaatgaattaattttGTGTTGGAAATTATTCATTAATTTTAATAAAGATATgaaattaattttataattgGCGTTTTTAATAAAAACTTTCTACAAGTGGATGTCTTATCTTCTACCCCTTGGACATAAGTTAGTATTATCcaatataaaaaaacaaaatttattgttcaattttaaatttaaaaatatcaTGTCATTAATAAAAAAATGGTATGAAAGCAATGATAATAAAATGTTTTACACTTATATTTAATCTTAACCATCATAGTTTTTATTATTGATTGTCATTTACTCTAATTACATTTATAATAGCATCTATGAATGGTTCTCATGTATAAAACATATATAACTCTTTTCATTATCAATAATCTCAAAATAATCTTATAAAAATTATTGAAGTATCCTTGCCAATTTGATATGCATTTTGATTTGACCCCTGAGTGTATATTATATTGAACTTTTATTGGCTTAGAGTAAATGTGTGAATCAATTGTAAGATAATTTTGAATTTCAATAATACAAATTAGTTATTTATTTACATTCTCTTTTTTTCATCTTCAATCATTTTCGTTTTCTTCTTTCTCGTACATCAATGAAATTTTCAATTAACAATAATAACTTTGTCTTAATACATgtaaaatatattaaaattacCCAAAAAAAAGGTTATATTTCATTGCGTGTGTTTGATTTTATAATGACGAGAATTGATTTGGCCTATATTAATTTTGTAGAAATGATTCTTGTTAAAAACAAGTTTGATATAAATTTATATGTGAATATATTTATATAAAAGTGAATTGAACAATAAATTTGAgtataatatttaattttaaaaattataaattCTAACTTCAAATAATTTggaagaaaaaatcaattttaaataattaaatatctCAAAATTATTTCAAAATCTATTTTAATCTTTAAAATTATTTTTGACAATATTTTATTAATAGCTGAtgatataataataaaaatactaATATTGGACAAGGttcattaattattttaataaCGTGACAATTATAATTTTTTCACTAAATTTCATCATATGACAATTGTAAAGTTATTTTAATTTACCATGTTAGATAATTCggataaatatataaatttagatGATTTCTTAATGCACCCTTAATCATTTTTAGTCATTACGTAAAATTATTTAAATGTCATAGTTTTCGGATATGCATTTTCGTACACATTAAATTTTGAATGAACTTTGAAatattttggagatgcatctctgtaaCAATTTAAAAAATACACACTTAAAAGTCAGTATACTATAAATTATACCAAAGATGCATCTCCGTGAATATTACAGAGATACATCTCTGTAATATTTCAGATGTTATATTTTGTTTATCTGTATTCAAATGAAAACTTAAACCATACCTTACGATCGAAAATAAAAATCTAGGTACATAATTCTAGATGGTCAAAAAATGTCATACATATATAAAATTTCAATAAATGTCAAAATATCATACAATCGAGATCAATAAAGTAGCAAGACcgtcaaaataaaatacaaacCATAATACTACTACTATTATATACTAATACACTACTGTGTATGTCTAACTATCTCTCATCTACCTCATCTGCCTCCTCAACCATCAATCTCACTTGTCTCCCGACGATGTCTCCGGTACATCAATGCACCTAGTGCCTCCGTCATGGTGGCATCTAACACCTGCCTCACATCAGATCCATCAAGGAAGATACATTTGTCAATGCATGCATGTACAATCTCCATTATGCAGTGACACCTAGGCAAGATATCTTCAGCATGATCTAGTTATGTCTGCTCATCCTCTAGTATCTCCTGATGAGCTAGTACACACTCCATACGAGTTTAGCAGTTTCTTGCAATGGCCTACTAATAGGTGATTCTATTATGAGTGAGGAAGTGGCGATATGAGTGGAAGCGGAGCAGAAAAATATACCCATGcaaatgatgatgatgatgatgaggaggAGGAGGGGGAGGAGGAGGAAGGAAAACAAGGAGAATATGAGGAAATACCCAATATGGATGATTGACTGGCACAACACGAGCAACATCATTGTTAAGTTTTTATCGCTTTATTAGTTTAATTTTATTTTCCTACTGAACAATTTTCATGTGCTTCAAATATAAAGTAGAATTATTAACATTAGCCATGCACAATGGAATTGGGTGTGATGGTCATTATGTACTAAGTACATGAGCGCATCCAAGTCCCTAACATAGTTTGAATATTTGTGATAATATATGTTTACCTACTATCAAGTTGAATGTGCATGAAACAAAGAAAATGATAGAAAACTAGATATTGTTGCTGTTACAGAAGGCGCGCTAAGCACGCCACACGGTGTGCCTAATGCACATTGACGCAGAGGCACGATAAGCACCACCCACTGCACTTAGTGCAACCTGATTACATAGGCGAGCTAAGCGAAGGACATAGAGCTAGGCGAGGAAATCTTTGTAACACTTTTTTTTTACTTGTTTTAAATTGTTTTCATGATTAAGTGTcaatttttctgatttttgtgtGTCTTTTTTTGAAAAAAGTACTACCAGAAGAAGTTTGTCTGCATATGATTcaaataataatttaaaaagtCAAAAATATGTGGAGTCACCAACAATGGGTTAACGACAGAAGGTCAAAGAGAAGAAGACATGAGAAAAGATTTGTATTCTCTTTAAATGTTTCATTCATGACTAATGCCTAATTATCTATGAAAAATAGCATGATTATGATTTTTTACTTTATTCAAAGTTTGATTTTTCTACTGTCTAGAGTAAACCTGTTGACATAAGTCAGGAATTATAAGGCTTATCTTTGTGAGATGTGTGTAACCTCATTTTTTACTTAAATACTGAGAGTCGACATGCATAACATTTATGTAAATGTTGCATTAGTCTTGATAATTACTTGATATGTTTTAAAGTCATGAATATGATCAAGACATTATTTATATTGAGTGAAAAACTACTTAACCTAAAAAGCATATCTTGTGAGGGTGAGAATCCTTTGACAAATTAAACCCCTTTGAGTCGTATAAATGCAAATTTATTTTGTTCTTTCAAAGTTAAAACCTTATCcaaaattgaaaataaaaatagtGTTCACTACCTTATTTTAAATATAGGAGAACGAGCAAAAAGTAAGGTATTGTAAAAACGAAAGTTGGGGAAAAAAGGAAAAGATTTCAAAGAAAAAATCAAGTAGTACTTGTGcaataaaaagaaagagaaatactttaacaaaaaccaaaataaaaagtcAAGCTTACAAAAATGAAAAAGACACCAAAACAAACTGGTTGTAAATAAGTGCAAACCAATAAAGAGAAGTACGTGAAAAGAAATACCTTATGCTCTCTTACCTTTAGGCTTTTGAATCCAAAGAAAAactaatatatttttttaaagcTCAACCGCATTACAGCATATAAAAAGACCTTAGTGATCCATGGCTGATGATATATTGTGTGATAATGCTTAGACGAAATACACAATATTACTATAGTATATGCCTTGTCTGAACTTTTATGGGAAATAATAACCATTTAGAGATACTTAGTGAAATCACGATTCTAATGAATGATCAATTGTTAATTTAGATATGTTTCAAAAATCTTACTTTGGTCAAGTAAATTGTTTATCTGTATGATATGGTTCATGGATACTTATGATATTGATTATGAACTTGCATTTAGAAAGAATATCATGCCAtaaaaacaatttcaaaaatctTAACCCAAAGTCAGTCAACCTGTCAAAAAGAAACATGTATTTAACATTTTTTGAATCATCTGATAATTTTGTTTGATGACAAACAAAAAGACAAGTTAGGGAGAGTTTATAAGTTTCACATTTACGTTAAATACGTCGACATTTATTAACTCATTTCACAAGCAATTGTTACAAACCCCCTGATTTATCTATAAAAAGTGAGAAAACATAAGTTTGGACTTTTCTTGTATGCATTAATAAAAAATAGATGAAAAGAACTAGAAAATCATGATTCAGCATGCAGAAAGCAAGCAAAACAAAACCCCCGAAGAAGCAAGGATTTCTAGGCCCAAGCTACAGGTGCACTAAGTACAGGCAATGACATGCGGTATGACCATATGTAAGTACTTCTTGGTGAAACAGGGATTAACGCGCTAGTCTAATTGGTGGTGCATTTGGCAAGTAAAGGCAACCAATGACACGTTGAAGAAATGCGAGCATTTCCTACTGAAGAAGAAAATCTGGTAGGTCAGAGTTGGCAGAGCATGATAGACGTATTAGGCGCAAGGACAATGCGCCTAGCGAGAGCCTCATGACTTTTCCTATAAATAACATGTTCCAGTTTAGTGCAAATGAAGCTTCGATGGATCGAGATAGTACATAACTGAACACTTGGATTACAATAAGAGAATAACATAGGAGGTTTGAAGGCGGAAGTATTGCTCAGGTGACAAGACAAATCACATTTCTAAGGTCGATATACCAGAGTTACCCGTTGTTACGCTAACCATGAGTAAGCATGGCTAAAATCTCTTTGTCGGGGTTAGATAAAGTCATTATATTCATGTACTAAATAGGTTATGGTGCTCTATGTAATTATATTCATGTCTTAGTGCTTATTTTAGCTTTGCAACCTAAAACTTGTTTTCATGGTGTGACTTAACATTGAAAGGTGTTTGTCATTATTATATTGATGTTAATGCTTATATATATGGTTAGGTTTGATATCCACGTGTATTGTAGCAGGATCGGTGTGACGTCTCGCTACATTACGATTATTGAGACTTAATGATCTGTGTTGGTTAATAGTTTGGGATATCGGCTATTAGGTAATACATTAATCTCATGGCATGGAGATCGAAAAGAGATACGAATGAGGGTAACATGTGGTAATATTATTAGCTTAGTAGAGGAGAATATTACTGACCATGCACGTGCATGATAGATTCGTAATAATGAAATTTACCCCAACAAGTTTTCTCATTGTTAACACCGAAATCTCTATATTATTTTCTGTCATTTATTTTATGTTATTTACTTTCACGTTTATTTACCATTACACACCTTTTTTCTCTACTTAAAATCTTAAAATTGTTAAACGATCTTTAAAATAATTGGTCTATGTGGATAAGATAATAGTAAACTTATTTTTGTTACTAACGCAACATTCGTACTCGTATTTTGAAATCATAAAATTTTTTAATACAGTCGAAGTGAATTTTTCTCCTCAAAGTTGAGACGGATTAAGATGAATATCCGCGAATACGATTATTGTTGTCGTATCTAGTTGGAGAGAAGAATGGGAAAGACAACTTGTCCTTTTTGATTGATTAGCCACCAAACTAAATTGGtgaaaaagaaaaggaaaaaaagttAATTTGTTCTTTGTATAGAAATTCATGCAAAAAAAAGGGAGGTAAAGAATCTCCTTTAGGAAAACTCTCGACGACCAGGAACAATTggaaaaggaaagtcaagtttGACATTGCTCAAAATGGAGATCATCGTTGCGATGTTGTATTAGAGTTAACATCACTAATACAAAATGATAGCCACTTATCATTCTACAAAGATACGTATAAACACTCTCATTGTTAGTTCTTTATTCAAATTTAAATTCTAAATCTTGCAATTGAGTGTGTGAATTTTGTGTAACATTTGACATTTCACTAAAAATCTCCTAATCATCAACAAAAATTGAATTTAAGCAGATATATTAAGTTATTTACTGTCTCGTgtatataatttattttatttttatttatttattatgtttttaaaattaaatacAAATTTAATTACTGTTTTAATATAAAcaaattattaatatttataaattcatatttaaaaaaaaattattgttttgTCATCATTACTACCAAATATTTAAGAATGttagttttatttatttttaaaataaatattttatttatatttttaaaggtgatttatatattatattttaggGTTAAATATGTCTATGATCCTCCTAAATATCTCATATTTCATTTTTAGTTCctcaatttaaaaaaaaatgattttcctAAAAAAATTTATCCATATTTTGGTCTCTCCTGCAACTTAGCAACGATTTTTACAACTTAGTGATAGAATTAACGACAGTTTATTATTTAGCGACTGAGTTAACGACCGTTTTAGCATGAGGCTAAAAGTTTGGATGAAATTTTTTATGAGAACCATTCTTTGAAGTAAATTTTTTGAAGGATTAAAAGTGAAATATGAGATATTTTGAAGTATCACAAATATATTTAACCCTTTTATTTTAAACATTAcaagttttttttttaaaattttataaattaaaatcgTAAGAATCATAAGTTGTGTCTTTCTATTGATTTTCcaatgatatatatatatatatatatatatatatatatatatatatatatatatatatatatatatatatatatatatatatatatatatatatatatatatatatatatatatatatatatatatatatatattcatatgtgtttgctaTACAATCATGATTATTCTATAAATAGAGATGTCTATTATAATATtttaatgataataataatattttaataataacaataatatatTCTAACACACCCTGTAGTTA from Lathyrus oleraceus cultivar Zhongwan6 chromosome 7, CAAS_Psat_ZW6_1.0, whole genome shotgun sequence encodes the following:
- the LOC127107644 gene encoding putative pentatricopeptide repeat-containing protein At1g17630 isoform X1; translation: MKNLLSSLSCAKLTPSIYNNHLLDFFDSLLLQRCFTLRQARQIHTQLILTTAHHSSFLSARLIATYARFGSIFEARKVFKTTPIESLHNILLWNSIIRANVSHGYYEYAVQLYVQMRKFGFLPDGFTLPLIIKSCSCLGVLSLCKIVHCHVLQLGFRSHVHVVNELVGMYGKVRRMEDACQVFDGMVVRSVLSWNTLVSSYAFNLDSVGASRIFKRMVLEGLKPNYVTWTSLLSSHARCGLYDETMELFKLMRTKGIEISAEAIAVVLSVCADMEGVQWGKEIHGYVIKGGYEDYLFVKNALIGTYGKKHEHLGDAHKIYSDIKKKNLVSWNALISSYAESGLCDEAYEVFLQLEKSNGHPAVRANVISWSAVISGFASKGCGEESLELFRRMQLKMVMPNCITISSVLSVCAELAALNSGRELHAYTVRNLMDDNILVGNGLINMYMKCGVFKEAHLVFDNIKGRDLISWNSLIGGYGMHGLGENALRTFDEMIKAGMRPDNITFVAALSACSHAGLVAAGRNLFDRMVTEFRIEPNVEHYACMVDLLGRAGLLQEASDFVKNMPIEPNECVWGALLNSCRMYKDTDVIEETASQILAHKSEITGSFMLLSNIYAANERWEDSARVRVSAKKKGFKKVPGQSWIEVRKKVYTFSAGNVVHLEQGEIYAILDELALQMASVNYNINSCFDQQCISDQSKLLLIGN
- the LOC127107644 gene encoding putative pentatricopeptide repeat-containing protein At1g17630 isoform X2, which gives rise to MKNLLSSLSCAKLTPSIYNNHLLDFFDSLLLQRCFTLRQARQIHTQLILTTAHHSSFLSARLIATYARFGSIFEARKVFKTTPIESLHNILLWNSIIRANVSHGYYEYAVQLYVQMRKFGFLPDGFTLPLIIKSCSCLGVLSLCKIVHCHVLQLGFRSHVHVVNELVGMYGKVRRMEDACQVFDGMVVRSVLSWNTLVSSYAFNLDSVGASRIFKRMVLEGLKPNYVTWTSLLSSHARCGLYDETMELFKLMRTKGIEISAEAIAVVLSVCADMEGVQWGKEIHGYVIKGGYEDYLFVKNALIGTYGKKHEHLGDAHKIYSDIKKKNLVSWNALISSYAESGLCDEAYEVFLQLEKSNGHPAVRANVISWSAVISGFASKGCGEESLELFRRMQLKMVMPNCITISSVLSVCAELAALNSGRELHAYTVRNLMDDNILVGNGLINMYMKCGVFKEAHLVFDNIKGRDLISWNSLIGGYGMHGLGENALRTFDEMIKAGMRPDNITFVAALSACSHAGLVAAGRNLFDRMVTEFRIEPNVEHYACMVDLLGRAGLLQEASDFVKNMPIEPNECVWGALLNSCRMYKDTDVIEETASQILAHKSEITGSFMLLSNIYAANERWEDSARVRVSAKKKGFKKVPGQSWIEKGALKFAYLDASIRA